Proteins found in one Camelus bactrianus isolate YW-2024 breed Bactrian camel chromosome 5, ASM4877302v1, whole genome shotgun sequence genomic segment:
- the C1QL2 gene encoding complement C1q-like protein 2 isoform X2 produces the protein MALGLLIALPLLLQAAPPGAAHYEMMGTCRMICDPYSAAPGGGPAGAKASPPGPSTAALEVMQDLSANPPPPFIQGPKGDPGRPGKPGPRGPPGEPGPPGPRGPPGEKGDLGRPGLPGLQLTAGASGGGEVTGALSAAFSGPKIAFYVGLKSPHEGYEVLKFDDVVTNLGNHYDPTTGKFSCQVRGIYFFTYHILMRGGDGTSMWADLCKNGQVRASAIAQDADQNYDYASNSVVLHLDSGDEVYVKLDGGKAHGGNNNKYSTFSGFLLYPD, from the exons ATGGCGCTGGGGCTGCTCATCGCCCTGCCGTTGCTGTTGCAGGCGGCGCCCCCCGGCGCGGCTCACTACGAGATGATGGGCACCTGCCGCATGATCTGCGACCCCTACAGCGCTGCACCCGGAGGGGGGCCCGCGGGCGCTAAGGCTTCGCCACCCGGACCCAGCACTGCCGCCCTGGAAGTCATGCAGGACCTGAGCGCCAACCCTCCGCCCCCTTTCATCCAGGGACCCAAAGGCGACCCAGGGCGACCCGGCAAGCCGGGGCCGCGGGGCCCCCCAGGAGAGCCGGGCCCACCTGGACCCAGGGGTCCCCCAGGAGAGAAGGGCGACTTGGGGCGGCCCGGGCTGCCCGGGCTGCAGCTGACGGCTGGCGCGTCAGGCGGT GGCGAAGTGACCGGCGCGCTGAGCGCCGCCTTCAGCGGTCCCAAGATCGCCTTCTACGTGGGTCTTAAGAGCCCCCACGAAGGCTACGAGGTGCTCAAGTTCGACGACGTGGTCACCAATCTCGGCAATCACTACGACCCCACTACGGGCAAGTTCAGCTGCCAGGTGCGTGGCATCTACTTCTTCACCTACCACATCCTCATGCGCGGCGGCGACGGCACCAGCATGTGGGCGGACCTCTGCAAGAACGGGCAG GTCCGGGCCAGCGCCATCGCGCAGGACGCCGACCAGAACTACGACTATGCCAGCAACAGCGTGGTGCTGCACCTTGATTCAGGGGATGAGGTGTACGTGAAGCTGGACGGCGGGAAGGCGCACGGAGGCAATAACAACAAATACAGCACGTTCTCGGGCTTTCTTCTGTACCCGGATTAG
- the C1QL2 gene encoding complement C1q-like protein 2 isoform X3 encodes MALGLLIALPLLLQAAPPGAAHYEMMGTCRMICDPYSAAPGGGPAGAKASPPGPSTAALEVMQDLSANPPPPFIQGPKGDPGRPGKPGPRGPPGEPGPPGPRGPPGEKGDLGRPGLPGLQLTAGASVTGALSAAFSGPKIAFYVGLKSPHEGYEVLKFDDVVTNLGNHYDPTTGKFSCQVRGIYFFTYHILMRGGDGTSMWADLCKNGQVRASAIAQDADQNYDYASNSVVLHLDSGDEVYVKLDGGKAHGGNNNKYSTFSGFLLYPD; translated from the exons ATGGCGCTGGGGCTGCTCATCGCCCTGCCGTTGCTGTTGCAGGCGGCGCCCCCCGGCGCGGCTCACTACGAGATGATGGGCACCTGCCGCATGATCTGCGACCCCTACAGCGCTGCACCCGGAGGGGGGCCCGCGGGCGCTAAGGCTTCGCCACCCGGACCCAGCACTGCCGCCCTGGAAGTCATGCAGGACCTGAGCGCCAACCCTCCGCCCCCTTTCATCCAGGGACCCAAAGGCGACCCAGGGCGACCCGGCAAGCCGGGGCCGCGGGGCCCCCCAGGAGAGCCGGGCCCACCTGGACCCAGGGGTCCCCCAGGAGAGAAGGGCGACTTGGGGCGGCCCGGGCTGCCCGGGCTGCAGCTGACGGCTGGCGCGTCAG TGACCGGCGCGCTGAGCGCCGCCTTCAGCGGTCCCAAGATCGCCTTCTACGTGGGTCTTAAGAGCCCCCACGAAGGCTACGAGGTGCTCAAGTTCGACGACGTGGTCACCAATCTCGGCAATCACTACGACCCCACTACGGGCAAGTTCAGCTGCCAGGTGCGTGGCATCTACTTCTTCACCTACCACATCCTCATGCGCGGCGGCGACGGCACCAGCATGTGGGCGGACCTCTGCAAGAACGGGCAG GTCCGGGCCAGCGCCATCGCGCAGGACGCCGACCAGAACTACGACTATGCCAGCAACAGCGTGGTGCTGCACCTTGATTCAGGGGATGAGGTGTACGTGAAGCTGGACGGCGGGAAGGCGCACGGAGGCAATAACAACAAATACAGCACGTTCTCGGGCTTTCTTCTGTACCCGGATTAG
- the C1QL2 gene encoding complement C1q-like protein 2 isoform X1, with translation MALGLLIALPLLLQAAPPGAAHYEMMGTCRMICDPYSAAPGGGPAGAKASPPGPSTAALEVMQDLSANPPPPFIQGPKGDPGRPGKPGPRGPPGEPGPPGPRGPPGEKGDLGRPGLPGLQLTAGASGGVGVVGGGTGGGGDSEGEVTGALSAAFSGPKIAFYVGLKSPHEGYEVLKFDDVVTNLGNHYDPTTGKFSCQVRGIYFFTYHILMRGGDGTSMWADLCKNGQVRASAIAQDADQNYDYASNSVVLHLDSGDEVYVKLDGGKAHGGNNNKYSTFSGFLLYPD, from the exons ATGGCGCTGGGGCTGCTCATCGCCCTGCCGTTGCTGTTGCAGGCGGCGCCCCCCGGCGCGGCTCACTACGAGATGATGGGCACCTGCCGCATGATCTGCGACCCCTACAGCGCTGCACCCGGAGGGGGGCCCGCGGGCGCTAAGGCTTCGCCACCCGGACCCAGCACTGCCGCCCTGGAAGTCATGCAGGACCTGAGCGCCAACCCTCCGCCCCCTTTCATCCAGGGACCCAAAGGCGACCCAGGGCGACCCGGCAAGCCGGGGCCGCGGGGCCCCCCAGGAGAGCCGGGCCCACCTGGACCCAGGGGTCCCCCAGGAGAGAAGGGCGACTTGGGGCGGCCCGGGCTGCCCGGGCTGCAGCTGACGGCTGGCGCGTCAGGCGGTGTCGGGGTGGTGGGTGGCGGAACCGGGGGCGGCGGCGATTCTGAGGGCGAAGTGACCGGCGCGCTGAGCGCCGCCTTCAGCGGTCCCAAGATCGCCTTCTACGTGGGTCTTAAGAGCCCCCACGAAGGCTACGAGGTGCTCAAGTTCGACGACGTGGTCACCAATCTCGGCAATCACTACGACCCCACTACGGGCAAGTTCAGCTGCCAGGTGCGTGGCATCTACTTCTTCACCTACCACATCCTCATGCGCGGCGGCGACGGCACCAGCATGTGGGCGGACCTCTGCAAGAACGGGCAG GTCCGGGCCAGCGCCATCGCGCAGGACGCCGACCAGAACTACGACTATGCCAGCAACAGCGTGGTGCTGCACCTTGATTCAGGGGATGAGGTGTACGTGAAGCTGGACGGCGGGAAGGCGCACGGAGGCAATAACAACAAATACAGCACGTTCTCGGGCTTTCTTCTGTACCCGGATTAG